ACCTTCTTCAACGACTACCTGGAGTTCGGCGACGAGCTGACGGAGTGGAAGGAATTCACCCATCCACAGTTCGGCAAGGTCGAAATCGGCGGCGTCATGAAGAAGACGTTCGGCCGCGTGCCGCCCCGGTTCATGAACGAAGAGCTGTGCCACCGCAATATGGCGTTCACGCTCTACCAGGCGGAAGAAATGCCCCAGATGAAGATGGGCGACGCCAAGGTGGAGAAGCTCGCCGATGGCGTGTTCAAGGTGTGGCTGGACATTCAGAATGACGGCATCGCGCCGACCATCATGGCCAAGGCGGCGGCCAATAACGTGGTGCGCCCGGACCTGATCACGCTTGACGGGAAAGGCGTGGAGGTGGTGTCGGCGAGCTGGCTGCCGACGAAGTGGCGGCCGGCAGTCGCGCAGATCATCGATCAGAAGGACCTGAAGCGGATCATGGTCCGAAGCGGACACCTGGGCCGGACGACCAAGACGATCCAGTACTTCGTCAAGGGCACCGGCAGCATCTCGGTGAAGTACGACAGCCTCAAGGGCGGCACGGTGCAGAAGACGATCGTGTTGCAGTAACGCTTGCGTCAGTGTGGGTGGGGGGCGGCGCCGCGCGTGGCGCCGTCTCCGCTTTTGGGACGCCGAAGCTGCCGCAGGCAGCGAAGGCGCCCCGGCTTCTCGTTGATCGTTACAGGAGCTTGTGACATGCGCGACTGGACCCCGGCTTTCGCCGGGGTGACGACAAACTGCTTCGCTCGACGAGATGAGACCCCTGGAAGTGTCACCAACGTGTTCGCGAGATTACGTGGGATGAGTCTTCGGCGGGCGGTCCAGGCGCAGGTGTTCGGAAGATGTCTCATCGCGCTGCTGGGCATCCTCGCGGCAACGGCGTGCGGAGGCGGATCGTCCGTTCCAGCTTCGCCACCCGCCGGAGTTCCGGCCGCGCAGGCGTCCGCGGTCGCCCAATCCACGACGGCAACAGGCGGACCGGCCTCGCCAATGATGCGATTGCTGCCCGAGAAGGCGGGCGACTGGACCAGAACCGGCGCGCCGCAGCGGTACGGACCCGACGATCTCTGGGAGTACATCGACGGTGGCGCAGATCAGTACGTGTCTTACGGATTCCAGGAAGTGGTCGCCGCGAAGTACTCGAACGCCGCTGGCGCCACGGCGACGGTCGACATCTACCAGATGGAGGAGCCGGTCGGCGCGTTTGGCATCTACGCCCAGGAGGACAATCCAAAGGCCACCCCCGTCCGGCTTGGCGTCGAAGGGCAGGCGGGCGCCGACTCGGTGCGCTTCTGGAGCGCCAACTACTACGTGAAAATGGTGTCGACCCCGCCAGGCAAGTCGCCGAAAGACGCGTCGGTGGCACTCGGCGCGACCGTCGCAGGCGGCCTTGGCGACTCTGGCACACCGCCGCGTGAATTGTCGCTGTTCCCTGCCAAAGGTCTCGTCGCCGGTTCCATTCGGTACATACCGGCCAACATGCTCGGCCAGGCCGGATTCAGCCGCGGCTTCGAGGCGAAGTACGCAGCGACTCCCGAAACCTCGACGCTGGTCATCGTGCCGTTCAAGGACGCAGAGGGCGCCCGTGCCGCGCTCGCGACATACCGGGCCTTTCTCGGACAGAACGGCAAGCCCATCACGTCGGCGCCGGCGCCGTGTGATGGCAGCGTGCTCGCCCATGACCGGTTCTCCGGCCTCATCTTCGCGGCCCGGTCTGGATCGTGGCTTGCCATCTCGCTCGGGAACCCGGATGAACGCGCTGCCCGCGCGCTGTTGACGGACATCTGTGGCAGCCTCACTCGATTCTCCGCCGCGTCGTCCCGAAAGGCAGGTTTGCGATGAGCCGTTTCAGCCGCCGCGATTTCTTTCGCGCGTCCACTGCCGTGGCCGCTGCCGCGGCCATTCCGATCAGCAACGAGCCGGCACGAGCGCAGGCGGCCACGGGGTCGACCGTTCGTCGATTCAAGACACTCGGCAAGACGGGATGGAAGGTGGGCGACATCTCTGCCGGATCGGGCCAGCAGGACCCGGGCGTGCTCAATCACGCCTTCGAGTGCGGCATCAACCTGATCGATACCGGCGCGCAGTACGGCGGGCACGAGGAGATTGTCGCCAAGGCGCTCCCCACATGGCGCGACAAGGTCTTCGTCCTCGACAAGTGGGATCCGCCGCTCGTGACAGCGACGGTGACCAAGGGGGCGCTGCTCGAGGCGCTCGACGTCTCCCTGAAGAAGCTGAACACCACGTACATCGATTGCATGATGATCCATTCGATTGGCCACCCCCGCTACGGCGGCCTCGAGCGGATCCAGAATCCGGCGATCTACGAGGCGTGGGACGAGGCGAAGCGCCTGAAGAAGATCCGATTCACCGGCGCGTCGAGCCACGGTGTGAAGATGATCGAGGAGATGAACTGGGGACTCGATAACAACCGCTTCGACGTCATCCTGATTGGCGCCAACTTCCTGACGAAGGGCGTCGAGCCGGTGCTCAAGAAGGCGCGGGCCAAAGGAGTCGGCACCATCGCCATGAAGACGATGACCGTCGTTCAGTCTGGCCTGAACATCCGCGCGCTTCAGAACCAGCACACGAACGTTCGCCAGGCGTGTCTCAAGTGGATCCTGGCCTCGGATCTGTTCGATACGCTCGTCGTCCGAATGCCCAACTACGACCAGGTCAACGAGTACCTCGCGGTCTCCGGGACGACGTCCCTTGGTCGCCAGGACCAGAAGTATCTGAATATGGTCTCGGCCTCGGTCAGTTCGCGCTATTGCCGGCCCGGTTGCGGGGCCTGCCACGAGGCGTGTCCCAGGAACGTGCCCGTGGCCGACATCCTCCGCTACAAGATGTACTTCGAGGACTACGGCGACCAGAAGTTCGCGATGCAGCGCTATGGCATGGTGCCGGCGTCGACGAGGGCCACGGCCTGCGCCGGCTGTTCGGCGCCCTGCGAGCCGGCCTGTCCGTACGGTCTGCGCGTCCGTGATCGGCTGGTCGAGGCGGATCGCCAGTTGCGGTTTGCGTGAGGAGACGATGATGGACAGACGAATTCTGGTGACACTGGCCGCGATGCTCGTGGCGGCCTGCCTGGCCGTCGGCGGCGCAAGCCCATCAGCATCCGGCGGGCCGTTGGACCTGGCTGCCGTCATGCCGCAGGCGACGTCAACCGCCGGCGGGATTCTGGCGAAGTCGGTCGCGGCGCACGGCGGCGACAAGCTGATCAGGTGGCAGACGCTCACAATCAAGGGCACCGTGCGGATGGAGGATGGCATCTCGTACAACGCGGCGTTTCTGCTGCGCGCGCAGGCGCCGGGTCGCATTCGCGTTGACCAGGACATGACGGCCGACCACGGCCGGCTGTTCTACGAGTACTTCATGCACGACGGCGTGGCCTGGAGCCGACGGAATCTCGTCGTGGCGAGCTACGACACCGCCCGGATGCAGCGCTGGATGGATCACTGCTCTGGCATCGCGTTCTACGCGCACCAGCCAGGGATCCCGGAGATGAAGCCCGACGCCGACGTGACGTGGAAGCCAACGGGCGAGGCCGGCGCAACACCGGCGCCGCAGACGCGAAGGACGTTTGTCTTGGCGGTCACGGTCGGTAAGGAGCTGCGCGAGATCTACATCGACAAGGAGACGTCGCGCTTCCTCAAGGAGACGACGCCATCGGGCTCGCGGGTGTTTTCGGACTTCAAGACGTTTGGCGGGGTCGTGTGGCCAACTCGAATTCTGGAGACCGCGAAGACGCGCCAGGGCGAAAGCCAGACGCCGTTTGTCTACACGAGCGTGACGTACAACACCCCTATCGACGCGTGGGTGTTCACCGAGGACAAGCCGGCCGCGAAACACTGAGGGTTCCGCGAGGCGCGTTCGCCCGATTCTGTCCTTCCAGCTCGCTGGTGCTGGCGCATGAGGTGCGGCCGGCGCCGGTCCGGCGTGGCAGACGACCTTCCAGGTTAAAGATCAAGGAAGAAGACCGGTGCCAGCGCTGCGAGCGCCGCGACCGCTTGCAGCGCCAGCACTGACAGTGCAGATTTTGGACTCCGGGGCAGCCAGCGGATCGCGAACAGCGCAACGATCGGAATCTGTGCAGCCATCAGTAGCTGCCAAAGATGGGCAGCGGTGCCCTCGTCGACCTCGCGAGCCACGCCGGACATGATGATGTGAACAAGCACAATGGCGAGCGCGGCAATCGACATCGCGACCGGAACACAGGCACTCGGCTGCTTCAATAATGCGATACTGGACAGTTTCGATTGCATAAGAGTCCACGCGTCTTGAGGTCAAGCGCCGCATCGAGCGGGACATCCTCGGCCGGTGAGCCTTCCACTCCGGATCAGTTCGCCGGCCGCCGTCGGCTGCGAGAGCTTGTTGGGCAGCGCCCTTGGCTGTAGAGTAGCCCTATGGAACTGGCCATTGAACTCCCGGCCGCTCAGGTCGCCCGCTTGCGCGAGGAAGCCGCCCGGCTCGGTGTGCCGCCTGCCGACTTGGCACGCGCCGCCGTGGTCGATTTGCTCGCGGCCAAAGACGACGACTTCCGAACGGCCGCCGAACGCGTTGTCAAGAAGAACGACGAACTGTACCGACGCCTTGCCTGATGCGCTACCTGACCCTGGGCGAGGTCGTCGCACTACACCGGTCCATTGTCGAAACGTCAGGAGGTGCCGTCGGCGTCCGCGACCTGGGGGCACTCGAATCGGCCTTGGCGCAACTCCGAAGTACGTTTGATGGCGCTGACCTCTACCCGTCGCTTGCCGAAAGAGCAGCCGCGCTCGGGTACTCGTTGGTGCAGAACCACCCGTTCCTGGATGGCAACAAGCGATTAGCGCACGCCGCCATGGAGACCTTCCTCATCCTGAACGGCCTCGAGGTCGACGCCATTGTCGACGAGCAAGAGCAGTTGATGCTCGGGCTTGCCACAAGTCGCGTCTCGCGCGCCGAATTGGTCGCGTGGCTCCGCGACCACACCAAGAGCCTCCGCTGACTTCGACTCGGACTAAAGCTGTCTAACGCCTGCGGCTCACGGGTCGCCGCACCACTTCGTCTCCGTCGGCTCCATTCGCTTGTTAGCCATTCAGCCCCGATTCCTCGCTGACCATCCTGATTGATTCCGCAGCGATGGCCTCGTCGGTTATTCCGAACGTCTCTCGAATCGGCCGGACCAGCGCCTCGAGTCTGCGTTCAGCGTCGCGAAAGAGCTCTTGCGCCGCTTCAAGCGCGATGATCATTTGCTGGCAGCCGAGTTCGGTCATGAACTCAATGGCGCGTTCTCAAAAGTAGTCGTGGGCGAGCCAGTTTCGCTTGGAGAGGGCCTCTCGAAGACGTGCCGACAGATCTGCCGGCACGTCGACGTGTTGCTTGAGCTCGCGCAGAAGCTGACCAAGCGTGCTCTCGAACTGGCGATCCATGAATGCGTCGATCCGTGGCCTGGCAATTCGGCCGCGATCCGGCATTCGGGCAATGACCATCGCATTTACGATGACATGCTCCAGGACTTGCGCTCTGTACATGGCCAAGCCGTAATAGGCATAAGTGT
This Acidobacteriota bacterium DNA region includes the following protein-coding sequences:
- a CDS encoding aldo/keto reductase, which codes for MSRFSRRDFFRASTAVAAAAAIPISNEPARAQAATGSTVRRFKTLGKTGWKVGDISAGSGQQDPGVLNHAFECGINLIDTGAQYGGHEEIVAKALPTWRDKVFVLDKWDPPLVTATVTKGALLEALDVSLKKLNTTYIDCMMIHSIGHPRYGGLERIQNPAIYEAWDEAKRLKKIRFTGASSHGVKMIEEMNWGLDNNRFDVILIGANFLTKGVEPVLKKARAKGVGTIAMKTMTVVQSGLNIRALQNQHTNVRQACLKWILASDLFDTLVVRMPNYDQVNEYLAVSGTTSLGRQDQKYLNMVSASVSSRYCRPGCGACHEACPRNVPVADILRYKMYFEDYGDQKFAMQRYGMVPASTRATACAGCSAPCEPACPYGLRVRDRLVEADRQLRFA
- a CDS encoding DNA-binding protein — translated: MELAIELPAAQVARLREEAARLGVPPADLARAAVVDLLAAKDDDFRTAAERVVKKNDELYRRLA
- a CDS encoding type II toxin-antitoxin system death-on-curing family toxin, with the translated sequence MMRYLTLGEVVALHRSIVETSGGAVGVRDLGALESALAQLRSTFDGADLYPSLAERAAALGYSLVQNHPFLDGNKRLAHAAMETFLILNGLEVDAIVDEQEQLMLGLATSRVSRAELVAWLRDHTKSLR